One part of the Lotus japonicus ecotype B-129 chromosome 2, LjGifu_v1.2 genome encodes these proteins:
- the LOC130740165 gene encoding uncharacterized protein LOC130740165, which yields MHRQSLGSPVSKLHGHGVAIEDATVITADEPPKPHRLSSPLPAPQHKFIHIIPVLTVLCFLILFLCSHTPSPSDLDNFAGFKHSRNPHLTDSATEISGGIEHYMEAKRSDVLAIRTLQQIPKPRLHRKLADF from the exons ATGCACAGACAGTCGTTGGGCTCACCAGTTTCCAAGCTCCACGGCCATGGAGTTGCTATCGAAGACGCCACCGTCATCACCGCCGACGAACCTCCCAAGCCTCACCGTCTGTCCTCGCCTCTTCCCGCACCGCAACACAAGTTCATCCACATCATTCCAGTTCTCACTGTCCTCTgtttcctcatcctcttcctCTGCTCTCACACTCCCTCTCCATCAG acCTGGATAATTTTGCTGGATTCAAACACTCTCGCAACCCTCATTTAACAG ATTCAGCGACAGAGATTAGCGGTGGCATCGAGCATTACATGGAAGCGAAAAGAAGCGACGTTTTAGCGATCAGAACCTTGCAGCAAATACCAAAACCTCGCCTCCACAGGAAACTCGCCGATTTTTAG